Within Streptomyces sp. SS1-1, the genomic segment GCTGCCCGAGCACGCCGAGGCCCGTACCGGCCAGGCGCTCGCGGACGAGCAGGCCGACGACATCGAGCGCGGCATGAGCAGCCTCAAGCAGGTGCTGCTGGGCTTCGCCGGCATCGCCCTGTTCGTCGGGGTCTTCCTGATCTCCAACACCTTCACGATGCTGGTCGCCCAGCGCACCAAGGAGATCGCCCTGATGCGGGCCGTCGGCGCGTCCCGCCGGCAGATCACCCGCTCGGTGCTCGCCGAGGCCGCGCTGGTGGGCCTGGTCGCCTCGGTCGTCGGCTTCGTCCTCGGCGTCGGTCTCGCGGCCGGACTGCGCTCCGGCATGGCCGCGTTCGAGATGAAGATCCCGGACGGTCCGCTGGTCATCGGCGCCACACCGGTGATCGCCGCGATCGCCGTGGGCGTGCTGATCACGATGCTCGCCGCCTGGCTGCCCGGCCGCCGGGCCGCGAAGATCCCGCCGGTGGCGGCCATGAACAGCGTCCACGCGGCGGCCACCACCAAGTCGCTGGTGCTGCGCAACTCGCTCGGCGCGGCCATCACCGCCCTCGGCGCCGGCGGCATCGTGGCGGGCGCCTCCTCCGGCGGCGAGGACGGCCGGATGCTCATCGGGGCGGGCGCGTTCCTCGCGCTGATCGGTGTGATCGTGCTGATCCCGCTGCTCTCCCGGCCCGTGATCGCGCTGGTCCGGCCGCTGCTCGTCGGCCCGTTCGGCGTGGCCGGCAAGCTCGCCGGGCAGAACGCGGTCCGCAACCCGCGCCGCACCGGCGCCACCGCCTCCGCGCTGGCGATCGGGCTGACGCTGGTCACCGGTCTGTCGGTGCTGGGCATCACGGTCGGCACCGCCATCGACAAGATGACCACGGACAACATCAAGGCCGACTACATGGTCTCGATGGCGAACGGCGGCGACCTCGACCGGTCGGCGCTGACCGCGCTGGAGAAGGCCGACGGAGTCTCCGCGGTCTCCCCGCAGCAGAGCGTCTACTTCCAGGCCGGTGACGACGACTACGTCTCCGCCTCCGCGGTCACCCCGGGCGACATCGAGCGGGTCCTGCGGATGGACCTGGTGAGCGGCGACCTCGGCACGCTCGCCGACGGGCAGCTCGCCGTCGCCGAGAAGACGGCCCGCGGCAAGGGCTGGAAGACCGGCGACAGCGTCCCCGTCACCTTCGGCGACGAGAAGAAGCAGACGCTGAAGGTCGGCGCGGTCTTCAAGGACAGCGAGTTCCTCTCCCCCGTCGTCGTCTCCACCGACGTCGTCGGCCCGCACGAGACCCGCCCGTACATCCGGCAGATCTTCGTGAAGATGGACGGCGGCCAGAGCGGAGCCAACGAGCAGGTCCTCGTCGACGCGCTGGGCGACAACCCGGCGATCACGATCATGGACCGGCAGGACATCCGCAACGAGTTCGGCGGCGCCATCAACACCCTGCTGAACGTCATGTACGGCCTCCTGGCGATGGCGCTGATCATCGCGGTGCTGGGCGTCGTCAACACCCTGGCGATGTCGGTGTTCGAGCGGCAGCAGGAGATCGGCATGCTCCGCGCGATCGGTCTCGACCGGCGCCGGGTGAAGCGGATGGTGCGTCTGGAGGCCGTCGTCATCTCGGTGTTCGGCGCGGTGGTCGGCGTCGCTCTCGGCTCGTTCCTCGGCTGGGCGATCGGCGAGACCTTCGCGGACCAGGTGCCGGGCTACGCCCTGGTGCTGCCCTGGGACCGGATCGGGATCTTCCTGGTCCTGGCCGGGCTGGTCGGCGTCCTGGCCGCGCTGTGGCCGGCCCGCAACGCGGCACGGCTGAACATGCTGAACGCGATCAAGGCCGAGTAGCCGTACGGCACGAGCGGTACGGAAGAGGGCCGGGCCCCCGTCACGGGTGCCCGGCCCTTCGTCTTCCCCGGCCCGGTTCAGCCGCCCCAGACACGGGCGCGCAGCGGCATCCCGGAGGCGCCGGAGTCGGGCGTGCGCACGGCCAGCACCTGGTTGACCCCGATGCGGTTGCGCTCGAACGCCAGCGCGGAGGCGGCCATGTAGAGCCGCCAGACGCGGGCGCGCCCCGGACCGGTGAGCCGGACCGCCCGGTCCCAGTGGTCCTCCAGGTTGGTGACCCAGCGGCGCAGCGTCAGGGCGTAGTGCTCGCGCAGCGCCTCCACGTCCCGCACCTCGAACCCGGCGCGTTCCAGCTGTGCGACGGTCACGCCGATCGGCTGGAGCTCCCCGTCGGGGAAGACGTACGCGTCGATGAACTCGTCGACCTGGTACGAGGATTCGTCGCGCTGCGGGCGGCGCCCGATCTGGTGGTTGAGCAGCCGTCCGCCGGGCTTGAGCAGCCGGTGCAGCACGTCCGCGTACTCCAGGTAGCGCTCGGCGCCGACGTGCTCGGCCATGCCGATGGAGGAGATCGCGTCGTAGGGGCCGTCGGCGACGTCCCGGTAGTCCTGGACGCGGATCTCCACCTTGTCCGTCAGGCCCTCCTCGGCGACGCGCTTGCGGGCGTACGCCGCCTGCTCCTGGGAGAGGGTGACGCCGACGACGTCCACGCCGTACTCGCGGGCCGCGTGCACGGCCATGGAGCCCCAGCCGCAGCCGACGTCGAGCAGCCGCATGCCCGCCTTCAGACCGAGCTTGCGGCAGACCAGGTCGAGCTTGTCGCGCTGGGCGTCCTCCAGGGTGCCCTCGGGGGGCGGGGCCTCCCAGTAGGCGCAGGAGTACACCATGGACGGGCCGAGGACGAGTTCGTAGAAGTCGTTGCCCACGTCGTAGTGGTGGCTGATGGCCCGCTTGTCGGTGCGCCGGGTGTGCCGGTGCCGGGGCCGGCGCACCTCCTCCGGCGGGGGCGCGGGCGGCAGTGGGAGCCCGCCGAGCCGGACCAGTCCCCGGACGGCGGCGCGCGCCTCGGGGTCCCGCAGGATCTCCAGCGTGCCGCGGGCGTCGTCGCCGCGCTCCCACACCAGTCCGGCGAGCAGGTCGAGCGCGGTGTAGAGGTCGCCCTCGATGTCCAGGTCCCCGGCCACCCAGGCGCGGGCCAGGCCGAGTTCGCCGGGCCTGTACAGCAGGCGGCGCACGGCGCGGCGGTTGC encodes:
- a CDS encoding class I SAM-dependent methyltransferase produces the protein MADAAQRLQVLLEQLLGTPLPVRIRAWDGSQSGPPGAPALVVRNRRAVRRLLYRPGELGLARAWVAGDLDIEGDLYTALDLLAGLVWERGDDARGTLEILRDPEARAAVRGLVRLGGLPLPPAPPPEEVRRPRHRHTRRTDKRAISHHYDVGNDFYELVLGPSMVYSCAYWEAPPPEGTLEDAQRDKLDLVCRKLGLKAGMRLLDVGCGWGSMAVHAAREYGVDVVGVTLSQEQAAYARKRVAEEGLTDKVEIRVQDYRDVADGPYDAISSIGMAEHVGAERYLEYADVLHRLLKPGGRLLNHQIGRRPQRDESSYQVDEFIDAYVFPDGELQPIGVTVAQLERAGFEVRDVEALREHYALTLRRWVTNLEDHWDRAVRLTGPGRARVWRLYMAASALAFERNRIGVNQVLAVRTPDSGASGMPLRARVWGG
- a CDS encoding ABC transporter permease, giving the protein MFRTALRNVLAHKARLLMTVLAVMLGVAFVSGTLVFADTLSNAFRNQSAKSYDDVAVAVTSYASPDDPDEEPGLSARTIEKIAAVDGVASARGRVEGFAGVADPDGKLIGVGWSNKGSNFAPGKDGEDSAYTFTEGSGPVKDDQIALDRDSASKGEYEVGDRVRVATNGPVKEYTLSGVFTTEDGAVNAGGSLVLFDTAVAQKQYLKPGYFESATVTAAPGASDAKILDAVKPLLPEHAEARTGQALADEQADDIERGMSSLKQVLLGFAGIALFVGVFLISNTFTMLVAQRTKEIALMRAVGASRRQITRSVLAEAALVGLVASVVGFVLGVGLAAGLRSGMAAFEMKIPDGPLVIGATPVIAAIAVGVLITMLAAWLPGRRAAKIPPVAAMNSVHAAATTKSLVLRNSLGAAITALGAGGIVAGASSGGEDGRMLIGAGAFLALIGVIVLIPLLSRPVIALVRPLLVGPFGVAGKLAGQNAVRNPRRTGATASALAIGLTLVTGLSVLGITVGTAIDKMTTDNIKADYMVSMANGGDLDRSALTALEKADGVSAVSPQQSVYFQAGDDDYVSASAVTPGDIERVLRMDLVSGDLGTLADGQLAVAEKTARGKGWKTGDSVPVTFGDEKKQTLKVGAVFKDSEFLSPVVVSTDVVGPHETRPYIRQIFVKMDGGQSGANEQVLVDALGDNPAITIMDRQDIRNEFGGAINTLLNVMYGLLAMALIIAVLGVVNTLAMSVFERQQEIGMLRAIGLDRRRVKRMVRLEAVVISVFGAVVGVALGSFLGWAIGETFADQVPGYALVLPWDRIGIFLVLAGLVGVLAALWPARNAARLNMLNAIKAE